The Candidatus Nomurabacteria bacterium DNA segment GATTCTTAATTATGTGGGAGAATTAGGTGCCGCCGTGGGTGAGACGGTGAACGACCTAGGCGAGAATAAGAATAATTTACGAGAGGATGGTGAACCATTGCCGGCCCTAGAGAAAGGGGAGTTTGTGAAAGTGAAGAAAATTTTATGAGTTATCCGGAAATAGACAATGCGCAGCTGAACGCTTTCTTGGAAGTTTTTGCTGATGTCGCGGAGCAGAAGAGAGTTCAATCTGGAGAGACGGGTCCACTTGCCGGCTTGAAGATTGCGGTGAAGGATAACATTTTAATCAAGGGAAGGATTAGCTCATCGGGGTCCAAGATTTTGAGTAATTATATAGCAAGCTATGACGCGACGGTAATCAAGAAGTTGCGTGAAGCGGGGGCAGTCTTTGTTGGCCGTACTAATATGGATGAATTTGCAATGGGAGCATCAACGGAGAACTCGGCGTACGGGGTTACGAAAAATCCGCATGATTTGAGTCGCGTGGCGGGTGGATCATCTGGTGGGTCAGCCGCGGTCGTTGCCGCCGGTCTGGCTGATGCGGCTCTTGGTTCTGATACCGGTGGTTCTATTCGCCAGCCAGCCAGTTTCTGTGGAGTAGTTGGGTTGAAACCAACCTATGGTCGCGTATCGCGCTTTGGTCTTACTGCCCTCGCCTCTTCTCTAGATCAAATTGGTCCAATTGCTAAAACCGTGAACATGGTGGAGAAAATTTATCAGGTGATTGCTGGCTATGACGAGAATGATGCCACGAGTGTGGACGCTAAATTTTTTGAAACAAAAAAAGATGAGAAGCTAAAGATTGGTGTACCTAGACACCTGCTCGCGTCTGGGGTTGATCCGGAAGTTCTTCAAAATTTTGAGGATACGTTGAAAAAATTAGCTCGTTTGGGTCACGAAGTGATTGATATTGAATTGCCCGCCGTGAAATATGCCATTGCTTGTTATTACATCATTATGCCAGCGGAGGCATCCACCAACCTCTCGCGCTTTGATGGCTTGCGTTATGGCCTGAAGAAAGAGGGAGAGAATCTGCTTGATGATTATTTGCAAACACGAGGAACAGGGTTCGGCTCGGAGACGCGACGGAGAATAATTCTGGGTACCTATGTTTTATCCTCTGGCTACTATGACGCTTATTATGGTCAGGCGACACGGGTGCGTGGTTTCATCAAGCAAGATTTCGTCCGAGCCTTCCAGCGGGTGGACGCGATCGCTCTTCCAACCGCACCCACCACCGCTTTCAAAATTGGCGAGAAGGCGAATGACCCACTGCAAATGTATCTGGCCGATGTTTTCACCTCTCCCGCCAATTTAGCCGGTTTACCCGCAATTTCTATTCCCTCCGGTAAGGATAGCAACAATTTGCCGATCGGTTTCCAGCTCATCGCTCCACCGTGGCGTGAAGACAGGTTGTTTGCCCTCGGCCTTCAAATTGAATCATGATTATCAAATATTTTAATCTACAATATTTCTACAATCTAATATATCGGCTAATCACCAGTCCGTGGTATTTAGAAGTGCCTGTCTGGTTTCCGCTCGTTTGGCTTCTTGTCATCATTGCCCTGTGGATTGCCATTGTCGCGATTGCCCTAAAAATATATCGACAACGCAAAGAAGAGTCGGCTGATCTAGAGTTTCTCTTGAAAAATAAGTCAGCCGAGCCGGTGGAGAAGAATGACCGGTGGGAGAAGGTTCTGAAATATTTGGAATCAGAAAATCCAGCAGAATGGAAATTGGCGATTATCGAAGCGGATACAATGCTTGACGATTTAGTTAAGTCGCTTAAGCCGGTGGGGGAGAATCTGGGTGAAAGATTGAAAAGTATTGAACCGAGCGACTTCCTGACCATTCAAGAAGCGTGGGACGCACATAAGGTTCGTAATCGTATTGCTCATGAATCCGATTTTCAACTCTCTCGTCACGAGACCTCACGGGTGATCGGTTTATTCCGCCAAGTGTTTGAGGAGTTCAAATATATCTAGTTCACCTAGCCTTTTTCATTCAATGTGCTAGAATGTAGTCCACTCTGCGGGGTAGAGTAACAGTAATTCGCGAGGCTCATAACCTTGAGATCTTGGTGCAAATCCAGGCCCCGCAACCAGCCAGAAAATTAAGTCGGCGTAGCTCAGTTGGTTAGAGCGTGGGACTCATAAGCCCAAGGTCGCTGGTTCGATTCCAGCCGCCGACACCGTTTTTTAATAGAATTTGAAAAACGAAACGCGGCCGTAGCTCAACTGGTTAGAGCACTCGCCTGTCACGCGAGAGGTTGCCGGTTCAAGTCCGGTCGGCCGCGCCAACGATATCTAGACCAACATACTTTTGATATGGATATTACTAATGAGTTCTCGTTTGTGCTAAAGCCATCGCAACATGGTATTGGAGTTTTTGCTGTTCATAAAATCTTGAAAGATACTCATCTTCGTCTTTTTGGAGATAATGAGACATTGGATTTGCGTTCCATTGCTCGTCCAAAAGAAAATGTTCCAAACCCATTTCACTCTTATTGTATGGAAAGAAAAGGTGCATTGATTTGTCCAGAAGATTTTGGGCGGATGCATGTTGGTTGGTATCTGAATCATTCAAAAAACCCGAATACCCGTCGGGACGAAGATTTTAAATGGTATTCTTCAAGAGATATTGAAGCTGGAGAAGAAGTATTGATTGACTACAATTCTCTTGAAGAGCCAGATGAAGCAAAGGAGGATTATTACAAATCCTAAGATGGCTTTTTCTCGCTTTTTATAGTAAATTTGTGGGGCGCCAGAGTAGTTCAGTGGTAGAACGCCATCTTGGTAAGATGGAGGTCGAGAGTCCGATTCTCTCCTCTGGCTCCAGTTTTTTGAAAAGCCACCTTAGCTCAGCTGGTAGAGCACCACTTTCGTAAAGTGGGGGTCCCCGGTTCAATCCCGGGAGGTGGCTCCAGAGTCAGAATTATGAATAAACAAGAAATTAGTCAGAAAATAGAAGAGTTGGAGAGCGAAATGCAGAAAGCCGGTTTCTGGTCCGACAAGATTAGGGCGCAAGAAGTGATTAAGATGGTGGCGGAGATGAAGCAGGATTTATTGGGGGGAGAGAAGTATGATTCGGGTAATGCGGTGATTACCATTTTCTCCGGAGCAGGCGGAGATGATGCTGAAGATTTCTCGGCCATGCTATTACGGATGTATCAACGTTTCGCTGAGAAGCGCGGTTTCGGTATGAGTCTCATTCATGAGAACCAGAATGACCACGGCGGCTATCGGAATATCACTTTCTTGATGCAAGGAAAAGGGGCTTATGGTATATTGAAGAATGAGTCTGGTGTTCACCGACTCGTTCGTGTCTCACCATTCAACGCCAAGCAGGCGCGGCACACCTCTTTCTCGCTGGTGGAAGTAATTCCCGAGATGAAGAAGAGTGAACTGGTGAAAATTTTACCCGATGATTTGAAAATAGAATTCTCTCGTTCAAGCGGTCCGGGCGGACAGAATGTGAATAAGCGAGAGACGGCGGTTCGGATTGTTCATCTGCCCACAGGACTCTCGGCTCACTCTGGGGCGGAGCGTTCTCAGGAACGTAATCGGGAAAGGGCGCTTCAGATTCTCTCTGGTAAACTTTATCGTCGTCAGGAAGAAGAGCGCGAGGCGAAGGAGAAGGGGATGTATATCTCCAAGACGACAGAAATTGAATGGGGGAATCAGATTCGGTCTTACGTTCTACATCCATACAAGATGGTTAAGGATCATCGTAGCGGGGTAGAAACCAATCAAGTTGATAAAGTTTTGGACGGTGAGATTGATTTGTTTTTGTCTCAATAAAAAATTTCCTAATGATTTACTTTGATAAAGTCAGTAAGATTTATCCCGACAGCTCGGTTGGTCTTGAGGAGGCGACCTTTACCGTTGAGCCGGGACAGTTTGTTTCCATTGTTGGTCATTCTGGCGCTGGCAAGTCCACCCTTCTCAAGATGATTCTGGCGGAAGAGAAACCATCGGCAGGTAAAGTCTTCTTCAACTCATTAGATATTCATGAATTGCCGCCAAGAGAGGTGCCAGAATTGCGCCGGCGTATCGGGAGTGTGTTTCAAGATTTCCGTCTCTTACCGAACAAGACCATTTTTGAGAATATCGCTTTCGTAATGGAGACGGCTGGTCGCACCGACGAAGAGATTGCCGCTGATGTGCCCCACGTGCTTGAACTCGTTGGCCTTGAACACAAGATCTGGAGTTTCCCGTCGCAACTCTCCAGTGGTGAAAGACAAAGGGTCGCAATTGCTCGGGCAATTGTGAATCAGCCGGAACTTCTTCTTGCCGATGAACCCACCGGTAATCTTGATCCCATCAACACCTTTGAAATCATCGATATTATGAGTAAAATTAATGCGCTTGGTACGACGGTAATTATGACCACACACAATAAGGGGGTAATTGATAGTCTCGGACGACGTGTGATCACGCTGGAAAAAGGTCGGATTACTCGGGACGACAAATCTGGTAAGTATGTTTTATAAAAAAATAACAAATGCTAACTACTAAACTTCGTCGTATTGCTTGGTCGGGTTTCCTCAATTTCTTCCGGACACCGGTGGTGGCACTGGCTTCGGTGATTACGCTTACGGTTACCCTCTTTGTGATCGGCTCTTTGGTCCTTGCCAACGCTTTCTTCTCCGCCTCGATAGCGGAAGTTCAGAGGAAAGTAGATATAAGTGTATCGTTCAAACAAGATGTGGAGGAAAGCCGGATTCTGGAGGTGAAGAATTCTCTCGAACTTCTACCGGAGGTTAAGGAAGTGGCGTACAGTTCCCGAGAGCAAGAATTGGCCGACTTTCGTTCCCGCAATGCCAGCAATGCCCTAGAGCTACAGTTACTTGATGAACTTGGTAATCCTTTTGGTGCTAGGTTAAATATTCGTGCCGCCGACCCGGTTCATTATGAGAGTATTGCTAAATTTCTTGATAATGAAAGTGGTTCCGCCAGTAACCTCGCGGTGATTGATAAGATTAGTTTCAAGCGTGATGTGGTGGATCGTTTAATTTCTCTCGTCCGTACGGCCAAGAGAATTGGCTTCGCCACGACGCTTCTATTTGTCTTCATTTCGCTTGTCGTTACGTTCAATACAATTTCTCTCGCTATTTATATCTCACGAGAAGAAATTTCCCTAATGAAACTGGTTGGCGCGAGTCCGAACCACATCCGTGGACCTTTTCTCGTCGAGGGGATTATCTCCGGTGTTATTTCGGCCTTGCTCGCGTTGCTCCTGCTTTACCCTGCGACTATCTGGCTTCGAGATATCACTTCTAGTATTTACGGTGGTTTGAATTTGGCAACCTATTTCTCTAGCCACTTTGCGACCCTGCTTGGACTCTTGCTCGTTTCTGGGGTGATTCTCGGGGTGTTGGCAAGTTTTATGGCTACTCGACAGCACTTGAAACGACAATAGTTTATT contains these protein-coding regions:
- the gatA gene encoding Asp-tRNA(Asn)/Glu-tRNA(Gln) amidotransferase subunit GatA, coding for MSYPEIDNAQLNAFLEVFADVAEQKRVQSGETGPLAGLKIAVKDNILIKGRISSSGSKILSNYIASYDATVIKKLREAGAVFVGRTNMDEFAMGASTENSAYGVTKNPHDLSRVAGGSSGGSAAVVAAGLADAALGSDTGGSIRQPASFCGVVGLKPTYGRVSRFGLTALASSLDQIGPIAKTVNMVEKIYQVIAGYDENDATSVDAKFFETKKDEKLKIGVPRHLLASGVDPEVLQNFEDTLKKLARLGHEVIDIELPAVKYAIACYYIIMPAEASTNLSRFDGLRYGLKKEGENLLDDYLQTRGTGFGSETRRRIILGTYVLSSGYYDAYYGQATRVRGFIKQDFVRAFQRVDAIALPTAPTTAFKIGEKANDPLQMYLADVFTSPANLAGLPAISIPSGKDSNNLPIGFQLIAPPWREDRLFALGLQIES
- a CDS encoding FtsX-like permease family protein, which translates into the protein MLTTKLRRIAWSGFLNFFRTPVVALASVITLTVTLFVIGSLVLANAFFSASIAEVQRKVDISVSFKQDVEESRILEVKNSLELLPEVKEVAYSSREQELADFRSRNASNALELQLLDELGNPFGARLNIRAADPVHYESIAKFLDNESGSASNLAVIDKISFKRDVVDRLISLVRTAKRIGFATTLLFVFISLVVTFNTISLAIYISREEISLMKLVGASPNHIRGPFLVEGIISGVISALLALLLLYPATIWLRDITSSIYGGLNLATYFSSHFATLLGLLLVSGVILGVLASFMATRQHLKRQ
- a CDS encoding aspartyl/glutamyl-tRNA amidotransferase subunit C; translated protein: MITNDEVRNLANLARIGLTPEEETKLTSELGQILNYVGELGAAVGETVNDLGENKNNLREDGEPLPALEKGEFVKVKKIL
- a CDS encoding SET domain-containing protein yields the protein MDITNEFSFVLKPSQHGIGVFAVHKILKDTHLRLFGDNETLDLRSIARPKENVPNPFHSYCMERKGALICPEDFGRMHVGWYLNHSKNPNTRRDEDFKWYSSRDIEAGEEVLIDYNSLEEPDEAKEDYYKS
- the ftsE gene encoding cell division ATP-binding protein FtsE; translated protein: MIYFDKVSKIYPDSSVGLEEATFTVEPGQFVSIVGHSGAGKSTLLKMILAEEKPSAGKVFFNSLDIHELPPREVPELRRRIGSVFQDFRLLPNKTIFENIAFVMETAGRTDEEIAADVPHVLELVGLEHKIWSFPSQLSSGERQRVAIARAIVNQPELLLADEPTGNLDPINTFEIIDIMSKINALGTTVIMTTHNKGVIDSLGRRVITLEKGRITRDDKSGKYVL
- a CDS encoding PCRF domain-containing protein, yielding MNKQEISQKIEELESEMQKAGFWSDKIRAQEVIKMVAEMKQDLLGGEKYDSGNAVITIFSGAGGDDAEDFSAMLLRMYQRFAEKRGFGMSLIHENQNDHGGYRNITFLMQGKGAYGILKNESGVHRLVRVSPFNAKQARHTSFSLVEVIPEMKKSELVKILPDDLKIEFSRSSGPGGQNVNKRETAVRIVHLPTGLSAHSGAERSQERNRERALQILSGKLYRRQEEEREAKEKGMYISKTTEIEWGNQIRSYVLHPYKMVKDHRSGVETNQVDKVLDGEIDLFLSQ